In one Nocardioides sp. NBC_00368 genomic region, the following are encoded:
- a CDS encoding Trp biosynthesis-associated membrane protein: protein MRSFGLTVTAGLAGAALAAWAGSNEWVKVTAPAQMPADLNDSPATTGLALVALAAWGVILVTRGLVRRLVAALAGLAGIGVIITFFGHAGIDALGRAIDSEVVWGETEHTTTPWPYLALLGAVLTVAAAVAAVRLAPSWPEMGRRYDAPADAKPERKPLEEQSTIDVWKSLDEGRDPTAGDQ from the coding sequence GTGAGGTCGTTCGGCCTCACCGTCACAGCCGGCCTCGCCGGCGCGGCTCTGGCTGCCTGGGCCGGCTCCAACGAGTGGGTGAAGGTCACCGCGCCGGCCCAGATGCCGGCCGACCTCAACGACTCCCCGGCCACCACCGGCCTGGCCCTGGTCGCCCTCGCGGCCTGGGGCGTGATCCTGGTCACCCGAGGTCTCGTACGCCGTCTGGTGGCGGCCCTCGCGGGCCTGGCCGGGATCGGCGTGATCATCACCTTCTTCGGCCACGCCGGGATCGACGCACTGGGCCGGGCGATCGACTCCGAGGTCGTCTGGGGTGAGACCGAGCACACCACGACCCCGTGGCCCTACCTCGCGCTCCTCGGCGCGGTCCTGACCGTCGCGGCGGCCGTCGCGGCCGTACGCCTGGCTCCCTCGTGGCCCGAGATGGGCCGCAGGTACGACGCCCCCGCCGACGCCAAGCCGGAGCGGAAGCCGCTGGAGGAGCAGTCCACGATCGACGTCTGGAAGTCGTTGGACGAGGGTCGGGACCCGACAGCCGGGGATCAATGA
- the trpC gene encoding indole-3-glycerol phosphate synthase TrpC, producing the protein MSVLEKIIDGVRLDLAQRQETVSEADLRARLADVDAPRDPMPHFRAPGSSVIAEVKRKSPSKGALADIPDPAELAQKYAAGGAAAISVLTEERRFGGSLADLVAVRAAVETPILRKDFIVEPYQLLEARAAGADLALLIVAALDDDTLRRLYDRAGELGLTVLVETHDEDEVARAVDLGAELIGVNARNLKTLEIDQDVFGRLAPLIPEDRVKVAESGIFTATDVKRHVSEGARAVLVGEALVKHGDPQATVAEFTGIQG; encoded by the coding sequence ATGTCGGTGCTCGAAAAGATCATCGACGGCGTACGTCTGGACCTGGCACAGCGTCAGGAGACGGTGTCGGAGGCGGACCTGCGGGCCCGGCTGGCCGACGTCGACGCGCCGCGCGACCCGATGCCGCACTTCCGTGCGCCGGGCAGCAGCGTGATCGCCGAGGTGAAGCGGAAGAGCCCCTCCAAGGGCGCTCTGGCCGACATCCCCGACCCGGCCGAGCTCGCCCAGAAGTACGCCGCCGGCGGTGCCGCCGCGATCTCGGTGCTCACCGAGGAACGCCGCTTCGGAGGGTCGCTCGCCGACCTGGTCGCGGTCCGCGCGGCCGTCGAGACGCCGATCCTGCGCAAGGACTTCATCGTCGAGCCCTACCAGCTGCTCGAGGCCCGGGCCGCCGGAGCGGACCTGGCGCTGCTGATCGTGGCCGCGCTGGACGACGACACCCTGCGCCGCCTCTACGACCGGGCGGGTGAGCTGGGGCTGACCGTGCTGGTCGAGACCCACGACGAGGACGAGGTCGCCCGGGCGGTCGACCTCGGCGCCGAGCTGATCGGCGTCAACGCGCGCAACCTGAAGACCCTGGAGATCGACCAGGACGTCTTCGGGCGGCTCGCCCCGCTCATCCCCGAGGACCGGGTGAAGGTCGCCGAGTCGGGCATCTTCACCGCCACCGACGTCAAGCGCCACGTCTCCGAAGGGGCCCGCGCGGTCCTGGTGGGGGAGGCGCTGGTCAAGCACGGCGACCCGCAAGCCACGGTCGCCGAGTTCACCGGAATCCAAGGCTGA
- a CDS encoding HGxxPAAW family protein, whose protein sequence is MSASHGNTPAAWIAVAVGLLGFLIGSVAMMLDPISWLVFWVGVAVTVAGGLLFIVLAKLGFNVESH, encoded by the coding sequence ATGTCCGCCAGCCACGGCAACACCCCGGCAGCCTGGATCGCAGTCGCGGTCGGCCTCCTCGGCTTCCTCATCGGCAGCGTCGCCATGATGCTCGACCCGATCAGCTGGCTCGTCTTCTGGGTCGGCGTGGCCGTCACCGTCGCCGGTGGTCTGCTCTTCATCGTGCTCGCCAAGCTCGGCTTCAACGTCGAGTCACACTGA
- the lgt gene encoding prolipoprotein diacylglyceryl transferase yields the protein MSIPSPAEGVLWLGPVPLRGYAFAIILGIIVAVWVSERRWQARGGRAGDIQDIALWAVPFGLVGGRIYHVMTDWQLYFGDGANPIEALYIWRGGLGVWGAIALGAVGAIIGARTKGIKIVPLLDTIAPTCLLAMGIGRWGNWFNQELYGRPTDLPWGLEIDPSRFPDGPSQFPVGTTFHPTFLYEFLWDIALFFVIVYLQKKLRLGGGRVVALYVMAYCLGRGMIETLRIDNVQLVDVLGLRWSEWMSIILFVLAAAWWAYATFTGRGKVEDEVYSDPAKAPANETEIDTEIETDSDSVGDDADNGTDDEESSTKA from the coding sequence ATGTCCATCCCCAGCCCGGCCGAAGGCGTGCTCTGGCTCGGGCCGGTTCCGCTGCGCGGCTACGCCTTCGCGATCATCCTCGGCATCATCGTCGCCGTCTGGGTCTCCGAGCGGCGCTGGCAGGCCCGCGGCGGCCGGGCCGGCGACATCCAGGACATCGCGCTGTGGGCGGTGCCGTTCGGACTGGTCGGTGGCCGGATCTACCACGTCATGACCGACTGGCAGCTCTACTTCGGCGACGGCGCCAACCCGATCGAGGCGCTCTACATCTGGCGCGGTGGTCTCGGCGTATGGGGTGCGATCGCGCTCGGCGCCGTGGGCGCCATCATCGGCGCCCGGACCAAGGGCATCAAGATCGTCCCGCTGCTGGACACCATCGCCCCGACCTGTCTGCTGGCGATGGGCATCGGCCGCTGGGGCAACTGGTTCAACCAGGAGCTCTACGGCAGGCCCACCGACCTGCCCTGGGGTCTGGAGATCGACCCGTCGCGCTTTCCCGACGGCCCCAGCCAGTTCCCCGTCGGCACCACGTTCCACCCGACGTTCCTCTACGAGTTCCTCTGGGACATCGCGCTCTTCTTCGTGATCGTCTACCTGCAGAAGAAGCTGCGCCTGGGCGGTGGCCGCGTGGTCGCCCTCTACGTGATGGCCTACTGCCTCGGCCGCGGCATGATCGAGACCCTGCGCATCGACAACGTCCAGCTGGTCGACGTGCTCGGCCTGCGCTGGAGCGAGTGGATGTCGATCATCCTGTTCGTGCTGGCCGCAGCATGGTGGGCGTACGCCACCTTCACCGGCCGGGGTAAAGTCGAGGACGAGGTCTACAGCGATCCTGCCAAGGCCCCGGCGAACGAGACCGAGATCGACACCGAGATCGAGACCGACAGCGACTCCGTCGGCGATGATGCCGACAACGGGACCGACGACGAGGAATCCTCGACAAAGGCCTGA
- the trpA gene encoding tryptophan synthase subunit alpha translates to MSTSVAFEKAKAENRAALVGYLPAGFPSVEGSIEALTTMVEAGCDIIEIGLPYSDPVMDGPTIQDAVQQALDGGVRVDDVFRVVEAVAATGVPTLVMTSWNPIERRGVDRFAQQLQDAGGAGLITPDITPDFAPEWIEAADARDLDKVFLVAPSSTDERIAMTTAQCRGFVYATAVMGVTGARAKTSDLAAPLVARTKKTTDLPVGVGLGVSNGAQAAEMAAYADGVIVGSAFVRTLLDNRSDEQAALKALASLTEDLAAGVRAR, encoded by the coding sequence GTGAGCACGTCGGTAGCGTTCGAGAAGGCGAAGGCCGAGAACCGTGCCGCCCTGGTCGGCTACCTGCCGGCGGGTTTCCCGTCGGTCGAGGGCTCGATCGAGGCGCTGACCACGATGGTCGAGGCCGGCTGCGACATCATCGAGATCGGCCTGCCCTACTCGGACCCGGTCATGGACGGCCCCACGATCCAGGACGCCGTGCAGCAGGCGCTCGACGGCGGCGTACGTGTCGACGACGTGTTCCGCGTCGTCGAGGCCGTGGCCGCGACCGGGGTGCCGACCCTGGTGATGACCAGCTGGAACCCGATCGAGCGTCGTGGCGTGGACCGCTTCGCCCAGCAGCTGCAGGACGCCGGCGGCGCGGGGCTGATCACGCCCGACATCACCCCCGACTTCGCGCCGGAGTGGATCGAGGCCGCCGACGCCCGCGACCTCGACAAGGTCTTCCTGGTCGCGCCGAGCAGCACCGACGAGCGGATCGCGATGACCACGGCCCAGTGCCGCGGTTTCGTCTACGCCACCGCGGTCATGGGCGTCACCGGCGCGCGTGCCAAGACCTCCGACCTGGCCGCCCCGCTGGTCGCCCGTACGAAGAAGACCACCGACCTTCCCGTCGGCGTCGGCCTCGGGGTCAGCAACGGCGCCCAGGCGGCGGAGATGGCCGCGTACGCCGACGGCGTCATCGTCGGCTCCGCCTTCGTGCGTACGCTGCTGGACAACCGCTCCGACGAGCAGGCGGCGCTCAAGGCGCTGGCGAGCCTGACCGAGGACCTGGCCGCGGGAGTCCGCGCGCGTTGA
- a CDS encoding CD225/dispanin family protein, protein MANPTPQPAPAKQTDTSALVIGILVTIFCCLPFGIVSIVKAVQGDAEGAKKWGIIGAVTGVVVIVLYIIASVVLGLGMAAQSGSM, encoded by the coding sequence ATGGCTAACCCCACCCCGCAGCCGGCACCGGCGAAGCAGACCGACACCAGCGCCCTCGTGATCGGCATCCTGGTCACGATCTTCTGCTGCCTGCCCTTCGGCATCGTCTCGATCGTCAAGGCCGTTCAGGGTGACGCCGAGGGCGCCAAGAAGTGGGGCATCATCGGCGCCGTCACCGGCGTCGTCGTGATCGTCCTCTACATCATCGCCTCGGTCGTCCTCGGGCTCGGCATGGCCGCCCAGTCGGGGAGCATGTGA
- the trpB gene encoding tryptophan synthase subunit beta gives MTTHIHETTSYDADEFGWFGGEAEGFGGRFMPEALMKALIELDDAWQKAKADPEFVAEFDAILRDYANLPSPLYHATRLSEQLGVRVLLKREDLNHTGAHKIRNVLGQALLTKRMGKTRVIAETGAGQHGVASATAAAYFGLDCTVYMGKVDTDRQALNVARMRLLGAEVVPVPSGSGTLKDAINEALRDWVASVDHTAYLFGTAAGPHPFPTLVRDIVRGIGDEARAQSIEQFGGLPNAVVAAVGGGSNAIGLFTAFLDDEDVEIHGFEAGGDGFETGRHAATIQANDPGVLHGARTYVLQDEDGQTIESHSISAGLDYPGVGPQHAWLAKSGRARYTSITDKEAMDAFALLSRTEGIIPAIESAHAIAGAIKIAPEIKERHGEGATILINLSGRGDKDMGTAIEYFGLGDEGAQARSDKHSGLGDAK, from the coding sequence ATGACAACTCACATCCACGAGACGACTTCCTACGACGCCGACGAGTTCGGCTGGTTCGGTGGTGAGGCCGAGGGGTTCGGCGGCCGCTTCATGCCCGAGGCGCTGATGAAGGCGCTCATCGAGCTCGACGACGCCTGGCAGAAGGCGAAGGCCGACCCGGAGTTCGTGGCCGAGTTCGACGCGATCCTGCGGGACTACGCCAACCTGCCGAGCCCGCTCTACCACGCGACCCGGCTCTCCGAGCAGCTCGGCGTACGGGTCCTCCTCAAGCGCGAGGACCTCAACCACACCGGCGCTCACAAGATCCGCAACGTGCTCGGCCAGGCCCTGCTCACCAAGCGGATGGGCAAGACCCGGGTGATCGCCGAGACCGGTGCCGGCCAGCACGGCGTCGCCTCCGCGACCGCGGCCGCCTACTTCGGCCTCGACTGCACCGTCTACATGGGCAAGGTCGACACCGACCGCCAGGCGCTCAACGTCGCCCGGATGCGGCTGCTCGGCGCCGAGGTCGTCCCGGTGCCCTCCGGCAGCGGCACCCTCAAGGACGCCATCAACGAGGCGCTGCGCGACTGGGTCGCCAGCGTCGACCACACCGCCTATCTGTTCGGCACCGCCGCCGGGCCCCACCCGTTCCCGACGCTGGTGCGCGACATCGTGCGCGGCATCGGCGACGAGGCCCGGGCGCAGTCCATCGAGCAGTTCGGCGGCCTCCCGAACGCCGTCGTCGCCGCGGTCGGTGGCGGCTCCAACGCCATCGGCCTCTTCACCGCGTTCCTGGACGACGAGGATGTCGAGATCCATGGTTTCGAGGCGGGGGGAGACGGCTTCGAGACCGGCCGTCACGCCGCCACCATCCAGGCCAACGACCCGGGCGTGCTCCACGGTGCCCGCACCTACGTGCTCCAGGACGAGGACGGCCAGACCATCGAGTCCCACTCGATCTCCGCCGGTCTCGACTACCCGGGCGTCGGCCCGCAGCACGCCTGGCTGGCCAAGTCCGGCCGGGCGCGCTACACGAGCATCACCGACAAGGAGGCGATGGACGCCTTCGCGCTGCTCTCCCGCACCGAGGGCATCATCCCGGCGATCGAGTCGGCCCACGCGATCGCGGGCGCCATCAAGATCGCCCCGGAGATCAAGGAGCGCCACGGCGAGGGCGCCACGATCCTGATCAACCTGTCCGGTCGCGGCGACAAGGACATGGGCACGGCCATCGAATACTTCGGGTTGGGCGACGAAGGAGCCCAGGCCCGAAGCGACAAGCACAGCGGATTGGGAGACGCAAAGTGA
- a CDS encoding SCO family protein: MRFLVLPVLLALVGVLSGCGAAGTGQAPASAMTGQEHTPYRLSDTALTDTDGEPFSLATDADKPLTLVFYGYTQCPDECPLVMSSLTAALTRLDDTDREKIDVVFVTTDPARDTTEVLEKYLERYDDDFIGLTGDLKDIVTLAESMRLYIGEADRLPSGGYDLGVHDTHVSAVTGGEARVVWSMNTSPKQFADDIHHLLEEENAA; this comes from the coding sequence TTGAGGTTTCTCGTCCTACCCGTCCTGCTCGCTCTCGTCGGAGTCCTCAGCGGCTGCGGCGCGGCCGGCACCGGCCAGGCGCCGGCCTCGGCGATGACCGGGCAGGAGCACACTCCCTACCGGCTCTCCGACACCGCGCTGACCGACACCGACGGTGAGCCCTTCTCGCTGGCCACCGACGCCGACAAGCCGTTGACGCTGGTGTTCTACGGCTACACCCAGTGCCCCGACGAGTGCCCGCTGGTGATGTCGAGCCTGACCGCCGCCCTGACCCGCCTCGACGACACCGACCGGGAGAAGATCGACGTCGTGTTCGTGACCACCGACCCGGCGCGCGACACGACCGAGGTGCTCGAGAAGTACCTCGAGCGCTACGACGACGACTTCATCGGCCTCACCGGAGACCTGAAGGACATCGTCACCCTGGCCGAGTCGATGCGGCTCTACATAGGGGAGGCCGACCGGCTACCCAGTGGGGGCTACGATCTCGGGGTCCACGACACCCACGTCTCCGCAGTCACCGGGGGAGAGGCGCGGGTCGTGTGGTCGATGAACACCTCGCCCAAGCAGTTCGCCGACGACATCCACCACCTTCTTGAGGAAGAAAACGCCGCATGA
- a CDS encoding DUF4190 domain-containing protein, protein MSYGTPPPPPPYGSPAPGQPGQPAGNNKKAIWALVLGILGCVCCGFFTGIPAIILGKMAQNEIDASGGAQGGRGMATAGFILGIVAVVLGIIGIILNLSGALDFSGSTSTY, encoded by the coding sequence ATGAGCTACGGAACTCCGCCGCCACCGCCGCCGTACGGTTCGCCGGCACCCGGGCAGCCCGGCCAGCCTGCGGGCAACAACAAGAAGGCGATCTGGGCACTTGTCCTCGGCATCCTCGGTTGTGTCTGCTGTGGTTTCTTCACCGGTATCCCGGCGATCATCCTGGGCAAGATGGCCCAGAACGAGATCGACGCCTCCGGCGGCGCGCAGGGCGGGCGTGGCATGGCCACCGCCGGCTTCATCCTCGGCATCGTCGCCGTCGTCCTCGGCATCATCGGGATCATCCTGAACCTCTCCGGTGCACTCGACTTCAGCGGCAGCACCAGCACCTACTGA
- the hisI gene encoding phosphoribosyl-AMP cyclohydrolase, translating to MTTGPTGEGLDPAIADRLKRDPDGLVPAVVQQHDTGEVLMLGYMDDEALARTLATGRATYWSRSRQEYWVKGETSGHRQYVKEVRLDCDGDTILLKVGQEGPACHTGDHTCFDAGLIS from the coding sequence GTGACTACTGGACCTACGGGCGAGGGACTCGACCCCGCCATCGCCGACCGGCTCAAGCGCGACCCCGACGGGCTGGTGCCCGCGGTGGTGCAGCAGCACGACACCGGCGAGGTGCTGATGCTCGGCTACATGGACGACGAGGCCCTGGCGCGCACGCTCGCGACGGGCCGGGCGACCTACTGGTCCCGCAGCCGTCAGGAGTACTGGGTCAAGGGGGAGACCTCCGGCCACCGGCAGTACGTCAAGGAGGTCCGCCTGGACTGCGACGGCGACACGATCCTGCTCAAGGTCGGCCAGGAGGGCCCCGCCTGCCACACCGGCGACCACACCTGCTTCGACGCCGGCCTGATCTCGTGA